From the genome of Manduca sexta isolate Smith_Timp_Sample1 chromosome 14, JHU_Msex_v1.0, whole genome shotgun sequence, one region includes:
- the LOC115456115 gene encoding allatostatin, translated as MKSSMYNLAAAILLAMFVFIFITVEGAPMEPDDEQSENVLMGHPDSDGDLSAPWDSINTAALRKLLLELDAEERLGRATRSWPQAEPRGWSLRNMEGRLARPWRADKRQVRFRQCYFNPISCFRK; from the exons ATGAAGTCTTCGATGTACAACCTTGCTGCCGCCATTCTTCTGGCCATGTTCGTTTTCATCTTCATAACAGTAGAGGGTGCGCCCATG GAACCAGATGACGAACAATCTGAAAACGTGCTAATGGGCCATCCAGACAGCGACGGAGATCTCTCAGCCCCATGGGACTCTATCAACACCGCCGCACTCCGCAAGCTGCTTCTTGAACTCGATGCTGAAGAAAG GTTGGGCAGAGCCACCCGTTCGTGGCCTCAAGCTGAACCCCGCGGATGGAGCCTCAGGAACATGGAGGGGCGACTGGCGCGACCGTGGCGGGCGGACAAAAGGCAGGTTCGATTCCGGCAGTGCTACTTCAACCCGATCTCCTGCTTCCGCAAGTGA